One Thermanaerothrix sp. DNA segment encodes these proteins:
- a CDS encoding ATP-binding cassette domain-containing protein yields MTEPILEVQGLYKHFPIRKGLFRSVVGHVKAVDGVSLRIPRGKTLGLVGESGSGKTTTGRALLHLIEPTGGTVRFQGVDVSQKLKEDPRWVRRSMQIIFQDPYGSLNPRRTVMDIVGEAPLYHRIVEPSELQDYVGQVLEMSGLKRTDAMRYPHEFSGGQRQRIGIARALAVKPSFMVCDEPVSALDVSIRSQILNLLKDLRDQLGLTYLFISHDMSVVRHISDHVAVMYLGKLVESAPKVDFFREPLHPYSKALLSAIPLPDPEAKRERIILEGDVPSPVNPPSGCRFHPRCPYVMERCASEEPPLADVGGREVACWLHCR; encoded by the coding sequence ATGACTGAGCCCATATTGGAGGTGCAGGGCCTTTACAAGCACTTCCCCATAAGGAAGGGGCTGTTCCGCTCCGTGGTGGGGCACGTTAAGGCGGTGGACGGGGTTTCCCTCAGGATCCCCAGGGGCAAGACCTTAGGTCTGGTTGGGGAGTCCGGCTCCGGCAAGACCACCACCGGCAGGGCGCTTTTGCACCTTATAGAGCCCACCGGGGGGACCGTGAGGTTCCAGGGGGTTGACGTGTCGCAGAAGCTAAAGGAGGACCCCCGGTGGGTGAGGAGGTCCATGCAGATAATCTTCCAGGACCCCTACGGCAGCTTGAACCCCCGGCGGACCGTGATGGACATAGTGGGGGAGGCGCCCCTTTACCACCGCATAGTGGAGCCGTCGGAGCTTCAGGACTACGTGGGGCAGGTGCTGGAGATGAGCGGCCTTAAGCGCACCGACGCCATGCGGTACCCCCACGAGTTCTCCGGAGGCCAGCGCCAGAGGATAGGGATAGCCAGGGCCCTGGCGGTGAAGCCCAGCTTTATGGTGTGCGACGAGCCGGTGTCCGCCTTGGACGTGTCCATAAGGAGCCAGATACTGAACCTTCTGAAGGACCTTAGGGACCAGCTGGGGCTTACGTACCTCTTCATTTCCCACGATATGTCGGTGGTTCGCCACATATCGGACCACGTGGCGGTCATGTACCTGGGCAAGCTGGTGGAGTCCGCGCCGAAGGTGGATTTCTTCCGGGAACCGCTGCACCCCTACTCAAAGGCGCTGCTGTCCGCCATACCGCTTCCGGACCCGGAGGCCAAGCGGGAGAGGATAATACTTGAGGGAGACGTGCCATCTCCTGTGAACCCCCCGTCGGGATGCCGCTTCCATCCAAGGTGCCCCTACGTGATGGAGAGGTGCGCTTCCGAGGAGCCTCCCCTGGCGGACGTGGGAGGTAGGGAGGTGGCCTGCTGGCTTCACTGCCGGTAA
- a CDS encoding ABC transporter ATP-binding protein — MLLSIESLRTSFHTDHGVVKAVDGVSFSIKPGETLCVVGESGCGKSVTALSVMGLLQKPSGRVDGGRIVFEGTNLLELPEQEMRKVRGNSISMIFQEPMTSLNPVFTVGDQIREPLMLHQGLNRQQADERALEMLVKVGISEPKKRLESYPHQMSGGMRQRVMIAMALACNPKLLIADEPTTALDVTVQAQILDLMRNLKKDFGSAIMMITHDLGVVAEMADRVVVMYGGQVVEEALVREAFKDPLLPYTKGLLESIPRLDEDREKLPVIPGSVPDPRYFPKGCRFSNRCRHCSGRCVNENPPLYLLEDGRKTRCFLYDGDKRVKGVEKHD; from the coding sequence ATGCTCCTTTCCATAGAGTCCCTTAGGACCTCCTTCCACACGGACCACGGGGTTGTGAAGGCGGTGGACGGGGTCAGTTTCTCCATAAAGCCCGGCGAGACGTTGTGCGTGGTGGGAGAGTCGGGATGCGGAAAGTCGGTTACCGCCCTTTCGGTGATGGGGCTTCTGCAGAAGCCCTCGGGCCGGGTGGACGGGGGGCGGATAGTCTTCGAGGGAACCAACCTGCTTGAGCTGCCGGAGCAGGAGATGAGGAAGGTGCGGGGGAACTCCATATCCATGATATTCCAGGAGCCCATGACCAGCCTCAACCCGGTGTTCACCGTGGGCGACCAGATAAGGGAGCCCCTCATGCTCCACCAGGGGCTAAACAGGCAGCAGGCGGACGAGCGGGCCCTGGAGATGCTGGTGAAGGTGGGGATTTCGGAGCCCAAGAAACGGCTTGAGTCCTATCCGCACCAGATGTCCGGCGGCATGAGGCAGAGGGTCATGATAGCCATGGCCCTGGCGTGCAACCCGAAGCTTCTGATCGCCGACGAGCCCACCACCGCCCTGGACGTCACGGTCCAGGCCCAGATACTGGACCTCATGAGGAACCTTAAGAAGGACTTCGGGTCCGCCATAATGATGATAACCCACGACCTTGGGGTGGTGGCGGAGATGGCGGACCGGGTGGTGGTCATGTACGGCGGCCAGGTGGTGGAGGAGGCCCTGGTTAGGGAGGCCTTCAAGGACCCCCTGCTCCCGTACACCAAGGGGCTTCTGGAGTCCATACCGAGGCTCGACGAGGACCGGGAGAAGCTGCCGGTGATACCCGGTTCCGTGCCGGATCCGAGGTACTTCCCCAAGGGCTGCCGGTTCTCCAACCGCTGCCGCCACTGCTCCGGGCGATGCGTGAACGAGAACCCGCCCCTGTACCTTTTGGAGGACGGAAGGAAGACCAGGTGTTTCCTCTACGACGGGGACAAGAGGGTCAAGGGGGTTGAGAAGCATGACTGA
- a CDS encoding ABC transporter permease: MSVSDNVQVNVCNPIQEEPKPRSLWKDAWMRFKRNKLAMAGLVMTVTIILAAVFAPAIAPYDPVKQLIWTEGMNVRLAPPSAQHIMGTDLYGRDIFSRILYGARISLQIGIFATLVSLVVGIPLGALAGYAGGWVDDVISWFMNVIYAFPFLLFVMAVVAVFKDPGLTTVYVAIGLINWVSIARVLRAQFMQLREMEFVEAAKALGLPTWKILFGHILPSALAPVIVQATMGMGGIIMIEAGLAFLGFGAQPPTPSWGLMISEGQRYLAVGKWWWSIFPGLAIMYTVLAFNFLGDGLRDALDVRMKR; the protein is encoded by the coding sequence GTGAGCGTAAGCGACAACGTTCAGGTCAACGTGTGCAACCCCATCCAGGAGGAGCCCAAGCCCAGGAGCCTCTGGAAGGACGCTTGGATGCGGTTCAAGCGCAACAAGCTGGCCATGGCGGGCCTTGTGATGACGGTCACCATAATACTGGCGGCGGTGTTCGCCCCCGCCATAGCTCCATACGACCCGGTGAAACAGCTCATATGGACCGAGGGGATGAACGTGCGGCTTGCCCCTCCTTCCGCCCAGCACATAATGGGAACGGACCTCTACGGCAGGGACATCTTCAGCCGCATCCTCTACGGGGCCAGGATATCCCTTCAGATCGGCATATTCGCAACCCTGGTGTCCCTGGTGGTGGGCATACCCCTTGGGGCCCTGGCGGGCTACGCCGGCGGATGGGTGGACGACGTGATCTCCTGGTTCATGAACGTGATCTACGCCTTTCCGTTCCTGCTCTTCGTCATGGCGGTGGTGGCGGTCTTCAAGGACCCGGGGCTTACCACGGTCTACGTGGCCATAGGGCTCATAAACTGGGTGTCCATAGCCAGGGTCTTGAGGGCCCAGTTCATGCAGTTAAGGGAGATGGAGTTCGTGGAGGCCGCCAAGGCCCTTGGGCTTCCCACCTGGAAGATCCTCTTCGGCCACATCCTCCCCTCCGCCCTGGCGCCGGTGATAGTCCAGGCCACCATGGGCATGGGAGGCATAATCATGATAGAGGCGGGGCTTGCGTTCCTGGGCTTCGGCGCCCAGCCCCCCACCCCATCCTGGGGGCTCATGATATCCGAGGGACAGCGGTACCTGGCGGTGGGCAAGTGGTGGTGGTCCATATTCCCGGGCCTTGCCATCATGTACACCGTCCTTGCCTTCAACTTCCTTGGGGACGGCCTCAGGGACGCCCTGGACGTTCGGATGAAGCGATAG
- a CDS encoding ABC transporter permease: MKRLPGLDLTTVSLGGAALFQYVLRKLLVSIPVVWGVVTVIFILMAVVPGDPARIMMGQRGDPETLARIRADLGLDKPLAVQYMDFMGKLVRGDLGKSYRTNESVTEAISARFGATMRLALWAIVVATLVGVAAGIMSAVKQYSLFDYSAMFLAIAGVSAPVFWFGLLLLLVFAYWLHLVPGVGYGDGSFRYLVLPMLALGLRPAAIIARLTRSCMLEVLSMDYIRTARAKGLSEWTVITKHALKNAMIPVVTIVGAEMSGLLSGAVLTETVFAWPGIGRLAVEALVARDFPMIRGTVIVIALIFLVANLIVDLSYGLFDPRIRYD, translated from the coding sequence ATGAAACGGCTCCCGGGGCTGGATCTCACCACGGTATCCTTAGGAGGTGCGGCTTTGTTCCAGTACGTGCTGAGGAAGCTGTTGGTATCCATTCCGGTGGTGTGGGGAGTGGTTACCGTCATATTCATACTGATGGCGGTGGTGCCCGGCGATCCCGCCAGGATAATGATGGGCCAGCGGGGGGACCCGGAGACGCTGGCCCGCATAAGGGCGGACCTTGGGTTGGACAAGCCCTTGGCGGTCCAGTACATGGACTTCATGGGCAAGCTTGTGAGGGGGGACCTGGGCAAGTCCTACAGGACCAACGAGTCGGTGACCGAGGCCATCTCCGCCCGCTTCGGGGCCACCATGAGGCTGGCGCTGTGGGCCATAGTGGTGGCCACCCTGGTGGGGGTGGCGGCGGGCATAATGTCCGCGGTTAAGCAGTACTCCCTCTTCGACTACTCCGCCATGTTCCTGGCCATAGCGGGCGTCAGCGCCCCGGTGTTCTGGTTCGGGCTTCTGCTTTTGTTGGTGTTCGCTTATTGGCTCCACCTGGTTCCAGGGGTGGGATACGGTGACGGGTCCTTCCGGTACCTGGTCCTTCCGATGCTGGCGCTGGGCTTGAGGCCCGCGGCCATAATAGCCCGTCTTACCAGGTCCTGCATGCTGGAGGTCCTGAGCATGGACTACATAAGGACCGCCAGGGCCAAGGGCCTTTCGGAGTGGACGGTGATAACCAAGCACGCCCTTAAGAACGCAATGATCCCGGTGGTAACCATAGTGGGGGCGGAGATGTCGGGGCTTCTGTCCGGGGCGGTGCTCACCGAGACGGTGTTCGCCTGGCCCGGCATAGGACGCCTGGCGGTGGAAGCCCTGGTGGCCCGGGACTTTCCCATGATAAGGGGCACCGTCATCGTGATAGCCCTCATATTCCTGGTGGCCAACCTCATAGTGGACCTCTCCTACGGGCTCTTTGACCCCAGGATCCGCTACGACTAG
- a CDS encoding ABC transporter substrate-binding protein: MRKVSLLVLLAALCLSSVPAFGAEKPVYGGTLVYRESADPPKIDPAFATDTTSDRALNLIFETLVVNDPDGKKILPGLAESWSINKDATVFTFKLRKGVKFHKVSEGKPTLNKGREVKAEDVKYSFERLVRLKSPRAYFVEQIKGYKAFSEGKAKEWEGIKVIDPYTVQFTLDYPFAPFLSVLAYSAFSVVPKEDAEKWGKDFNFHPVGTGPFVLKEWKHDQNFVVERNKDYWGKDAQGNRLPYLDRIEFRVVPDDSVAWLEFQKGNIDILPDVPDEYYKECLAKYAPKKLFQQRPWVGTYYIGMNMSKPPFKDNQKLRQALNYAIDRDAINKLVINGRYLVNKGVLPPGMPGYNPNLKGYKYDPAKAKKLLAEAGYPNGLEVELQFNNNQRHKSVCEAVQAQLSQIGVNVKLKELDWGVHLDTCDRGETQMFRMGWVVDYMDPDNFLFVNLHSSNFGSKGNYAFYKNPKVDKLLEEARSNPNWDQRMKLYRQAEQMIVDDAPWIFLFAYTTSLVHQDDVKNVKLPAMGDYKTDLATVWKVKK, encoded by the coding sequence GTGCGAAAGGTTTCCCTTCTTGTGCTCTTAGCGGCGTTGTGTCTTTCGTCGGTTCCAGCCTTCGGCGCCGAGAAGCCCGTGTACGGCGGCACCTTGGTCTATCGTGAGTCCGCGGATCCTCCCAAGATCGACCCCGCCTTTGCCACCGACACCACCTCCGACCGGGCTCTTAACCTGATCTTCGAGACATTGGTGGTAAACGACCCGGACGGGAAGAAGATACTGCCGGGCCTTGCGGAGTCCTGGAGCATAAACAAGGACGCCACGGTGTTCACCTTCAAGCTCCGCAAGGGTGTCAAGTTCCACAAGGTGAGCGAGGGCAAACCCACGCTTAACAAGGGGCGTGAGGTCAAGGCGGAGGACGTGAAGTACTCCTTCGAGCGGTTGGTGCGCCTTAAGAGCCCCAGGGCCTACTTCGTGGAGCAGATAAAGGGCTACAAGGCCTTCAGCGAGGGCAAGGCCAAGGAGTGGGAGGGGATAAAGGTGATAGACCCCTACACGGTGCAGTTCACCCTGGACTATCCCTTCGCCCCGTTCCTGTCGGTGCTGGCGTACTCGGCGTTCAGCGTAGTGCCCAAGGAGGACGCGGAGAAGTGGGGGAAGGACTTCAACTTCCACCCGGTGGGCACGGGCCCCTTCGTTCTTAAGGAGTGGAAGCACGACCAGAATTTCGTGGTGGAGCGGAATAAGGACTACTGGGGCAAGGACGCCCAGGGCAACCGGCTTCCTTATCTGGATCGGATCGAGTTCCGGGTGGTGCCCGACGACTCGGTGGCATGGCTTGAGTTCCAGAAGGGCAACATAGACATCCTTCCCGACGTGCCCGACGAGTACTACAAGGAGTGCCTTGCCAAGTACGCGCCCAAGAAGCTCTTCCAGCAGCGTCCCTGGGTGGGCACCTACTACATCGGCATGAACATGTCGAAGCCCCCCTTCAAGGACAATCAGAAGCTTCGCCAGGCCCTCAACTACGCCATAGACCGGGACGCCATAAACAAGCTGGTCATAAACGGCCGTTACCTGGTGAACAAGGGGGTCCTGCCTCCCGGCATGCCGGGCTACAACCCGAACCTGAAGGGCTACAAGTACGATCCCGCGAAGGCCAAGAAGCTTTTAGCCGAGGCTGGGTACCCCAACGGGCTAGAGGTGGAGCTGCAGTTCAACAACAACCAGCGGCACAAGTCGGTGTGCGAGGCGGTGCAGGCGCAGCTCTCCCAGATAGGGGTCAACGTGAAGCTCAAGGAGCTTGACTGGGGCGTGCACCTTGACACCTGCGACCGGGGCGAGACCCAGATGTTCCGGATGGGCTGGGTTGTGGACTACATGGACCCGGACAACTTCCTCTTTGTTAACCTGCACTCCTCCAACTTCGGTTCCAAAGGGAACTACGCTTTCTACAAGAACCCCAAGGTGGACAAGCTTCTGGAGGAGGCGCGCAGCAACCCCAACTGGGACCAGCGGATGAAGCTCTACCGCCAGGCGGAGCAGATGATAGTGGACGATGCGCCTTGGATCTTCCTCTTCGCCTACACCACCAGCCTGGTTCATCAGGATGACGTCAAGAACGTGAAACTCCCTGCCATGGGGGACTACAAGACCGACCTTGCCACGGTATGGAAGGTGAAGAAGTAG
- a CDS encoding class II SORL domain-containing protein produces the protein MRVSDLVQSGDWKGEKHVPVIEAPSSVKAGEAFEVIVSVGKEIPHPNTTEHHIRWIQLFYKPEGGKFAYEVGKVTFEVHGESTDGANQGPAYTEPFGVFKLKASKNGTLVALSYCNIHGLWESSAEVKVE, from the coding sequence ATGAGGGTGTCCGATCTGGTTCAGAGTGGCGATTGGAAGGGTGAGAAGCACGTTCCGGTCATAGAGGCTCCGTCTTCGGTGAAGGCCGGGGAGGCCTTCGAGGTCATAGTTTCCGTCGGCAAGGAGATACCGCACCCCAACACCACGGAGCATCACATCCGTTGGATCCAGCTCTTCTACAAGCCCGAGGGGGGCAAGTTCGCCTACGAGGTTGGAAAGGTCACCTTCGAGGTCCACGGGGAGTCCACCGACGGGGCCAACCAGGGTCCCGCCTACACCGAGCCCTTCGGAGTCTTCAAGCTGAAGGCATCCAAGAACGGAACCTTGGTGGCGTTGTCCTACTGCAACATCCACGGCCTTTGGGAGAGCAGCGCGGAGGTAAAGGTGGAGTAG
- a CDS encoding nitronate monooxygenase family protein, with the protein MSSFPELRIGKHRPRYPLIQGGMGVMISGPKLAGAVAACGGVGTIASVGIACESPYFDGRNYFEANQQALKDALKQAREKAPEGVLAVNCMCALTDYDTQVRSACEGGADVIISGAGLPLKLPELTTDFPDVALVPIVSSLKAADLIVRRWEKQYKRLPDGVVVETPLHAGGHLGATKMEHVTDPDFSLETVVPQIVRYFEEEVKAHVPVIAAGGIFDRSDVERAFSLGAKGVQMGTRFVCTEECDASDRFKQAYLDANEEDVVVIMSPVGIPGRALRNPFVEQYLSGSVESKPCIARCLSHCTYIKTRQTFCIAQALVDAYRGNWETGLFFCGDNVTRCSRIEKVEDIFREMFQ; encoded by the coding sequence TTGAGTTCTTTTCCCGAACTTAGGATAGGCAAGCACAGGCCCAGGTATCCGCTGATCCAGGGCGGAATGGGAGTGATGATATCGGGGCCTAAGCTGGCCGGGGCGGTGGCGGCGTGCGGCGGCGTTGGCACCATAGCCAGCGTGGGGATAGCCTGTGAGTCCCCTTATTTTGACGGCCGGAACTACTTCGAGGCCAACCAGCAGGCGTTGAAGGACGCCTTGAAGCAGGCCCGGGAGAAGGCCCCGGAGGGGGTTTTAGCGGTTAACTGCATGTGCGCGCTTACGGACTACGACACCCAGGTGAGATCCGCCTGCGAGGGGGGGGCGGACGTGATAATATCCGGCGCCGGCCTTCCGCTCAAGCTTCCGGAGCTCACCACGGACTTTCCCGACGTGGCGCTGGTTCCCATCGTGAGCTCTCTCAAGGCGGCGGACCTCATAGTCCGCCGGTGGGAGAAGCAGTACAAGCGCCTTCCCGACGGAGTGGTGGTGGAGACCCCCCTGCACGCGGGGGGGCATCTTGGGGCCACCAAGATGGAGCACGTGACGGACCCGGACTTCTCGCTGGAGACCGTGGTGCCCCAGATAGTAAGGTACTTCGAGGAAGAGGTAAAAGCCCACGTGCCGGTCATAGCCGCGGGGGGCATCTTCGACCGCTCCGACGTGGAGAGGGCCTTCTCCCTCGGGGCCAAGGGGGTCCAGATGGGCACTAGGTTCGTCTGCACCGAGGAGTGCGACGCGTCGGATCGTTTCAAGCAGGCCTACCTGGACGCCAATGAGGAGGACGTGGTGGTGATAATGAGCCCCGTGGGGATCCCCGGCAGGGCATTGAGGAACCCCTTCGTGGAGCAGTACCTGTCCGGTTCCGTGGAGAGCAAGCCATGCATCGCCCGGTGCCTGTCCCACTGCACTTACATAAAGACCCGTCAGACCTTCTGCATCGCCCAGGCCCTGGTGGACGCCTACCGGGGCAACTGGGAGACGGGGCTCTTCTTCTGCGGGGACAACGTGACCAGGTGCTCCAGGATCGAAAAGGTGGAGGACATATTCCGGGAGATGTTCCAGTAA
- a CDS encoding DUF721 domain-containing protein, which translates to MKSFRELLDLCGGEVKLGLMLDRLKTDWPCLVKPVLARRTRPVAYEEGVLVVSCSSSSVVTALKMDKRGILTALQRLGYPIRDIRAVGGGSFQERPIEVKPMVRKRKPVKRSEPDPEEVRRAEERLRRHVLDPEVLRAMARLMALWSKSGGRGA; encoded by the coding sequence GTGAAGTCCTTCCGGGAGCTGCTGGACTTATGCGGCGGCGAGGTGAAGCTGGGGCTCATGCTGGACCGGCTTAAGACCGACTGGCCTTGCCTGGTTAAGCCCGTTTTGGCAAGGCGCACCAGGCCGGTGGCCTATGAGGAAGGGGTTCTTGTGGTGTCATGTTCCAGCTCTTCGGTGGTCACCGCCTTGAAGATGGATAAGCGGGGCATACTCACCGCCCTTCAGAGGCTTGGATACCCCATAAGGGACATAAGGGCCGTGGGCGGAGGAAGCTTTCAGGAGCGTCCTATAGAGGTCAAGCCCATGGTGAGGAAGCGCAAGCCGGTTAAGAGGTCCGAGCCGGATCCCGAGGAGGTTAGGAGGGCGGAGGAGAGGCTTAGGCGGCACGTGTTGGACCCGGAGGTTTTAAGGGCCATGGCGCGGCTCATGGCCTTGTGGTCAAAATCCGGTGGCCGGGGTGCTTAA